Proteins encoded together in one Litoribrevibacter albus window:
- a CDS encoding DUF4892 domain-containing protein, translating into MVSLGWKFPALVITLLLSSWQLRAELQPFPYSKIQHQQTQQIPDYRLILSPVTKVNGRLHVEKSRRLNANMVRALYRLEDDFELSEAWSFYQMQLQRQNAEVWFQCHGRDCGVSALWANDIFGQAQLGGLESSQHYGVYHWRSSERSHIVVLYGIIRANKRNYLMVDQLTASVDQVADGPVVKKSDLPERGQAPILIPVSLNASERLVMTSTARTQVATISRKLLAMRPERVFFVGHYSTDEGIDTEIDKSEQLARQLKDYVMSTVSGLRMDVYGVGPLSPTHPDAKSLEQWVEIFVEN; encoded by the coding sequence ATGGTTTCTTTAGGATGGAAGTTTCCTGCGCTTGTAATAACTCTGTTGTTGTCCAGTTGGCAATTAAGAGCTGAGCTGCAGCCATTTCCATACAGTAAAATTCAGCATCAGCAAACCCAACAAATTCCTGATTACCGTCTGATTCTTAGCCCTGTTACCAAGGTGAACGGCCGGCTCCATGTAGAAAAAAGTCGCCGATTGAACGCCAATATGGTGAGGGCCCTTTATCGACTGGAAGATGACTTTGAGCTGTCTGAAGCCTGGAGCTTTTATCAGATGCAATTACAGCGACAAAATGCAGAGGTCTGGTTTCAATGTCATGGTCGAGACTGTGGTGTGAGTGCGTTATGGGCAAATGATATTTTTGGTCAGGCTCAACTTGGTGGATTAGAGTCATCTCAGCATTATGGGGTCTATCATTGGCGTTCCTCTGAACGCAGTCATATCGTTGTGCTTTATGGGATTATTCGAGCCAATAAGCGTAATTACTTAATGGTGGACCAATTAACCGCTTCAGTGGATCAGGTTGCTGATGGACCTGTGGTCAAAAAATCTGATTTACCTGAACGAGGACAGGCTCCGATTTTGATTCCTGTCTCACTTAATGCGTCGGAACGTTTGGTGATGACTTCGACAGCCCGAACTCAGGTAGCAACGATCAGTCGTAAGCTTTTGGCAATGCGACCAGAGCGAGTGTTTTTTGTTGGTCACTATTCCACTGATGAAGGGATCGATACCGAAATCGATAAAAGCGAACAATTGGCTCGTCAGCTTAAAGACTATGTCATGTCGACAGTAAGTGGTTTAAGAATGGATGTTTATGGCGTTGGCCCGTTATCGCCAACGCATCCTGATGCGAAGTCTCTTGAGCAATGGGTAGAGATTTTTGTTGAAAATTAA